The following are encoded together in the Microcoleus sp. bin38.metabat.b11b12b14.051 genome:
- a CDS encoding MFS transporter, which translates to MFESELLMSLYSPKFSIAQMPVEIDVPFDHPEIGGLMFLSPQFFVALIAGVIMAFGFQFLLTNFSIAAKISNWDEALPDTDDDDESESLGTKVRKIEGLVGGWILVTVNLALFLACFLAVKLTSIASVDGAAIIGVVIWSAYFLTLVWLGSSAVGSMIGSLIKTAFSGIQGVMGTAGSAIGGKMASDQMVNTVEASVAAVRRELGSAVDPDSIRETIQDYVGSLQLPKLDVKEIRGQFEKLLGDADIKSLAGSDVLKNVNRQTFVDLISSRSDFSKEEITQVADQLEGVWKQTFGKQQDKKDPNLELVDFLKFAAPDLLKSDELNAKLSQILETRENKSTSSSGGGMKRAMQMGVEALVGTVLSRTDLSDLDVEKISGQLQQLTEKGKETAKSVASKVGDKVPALPFNTAKADVENYLLNAQPWHLNRETIKQEFRDVIYDAEASPGAVLRQLEQLNPEYFAGILGRREGFSQEQAREIAEQLESVRQEVLGIVQAAAGDEQSQDLRGRIENYLRSTGKEELNPEGIEKDFQALLDDRDVGFEALRDRLSHFDRDTLVQLLGQRQDFSPEEADQLIGRLESSRDRVISKAQELQEQAKSKAQEVRQKVEEYLRNTNQEELNPEAIEREFQTLLSDPQAGFKALSERLSQFDRDTLVQLLSQRQDLSEEQVNGAIDKIESVRDNIIHAPQIVADKAKQQYEEVTAKIGEYLHKTNLEELDPEGINRDLTKLFENPKEGALALRERLSQVDRETLVKLLSQREDLSEEQINRTIDRVQDSIRSIVKSPRRLASRAQKTVKDFQGSLENYLRNTDKEELNPDGIKRDLQLLFSEPGTGMQSLGDRLKHFDRGTLVALLSQREDISQEEANKIADRIESVRNEVVEQLQMVQDKFQSTIDGIFGKIRDYLNSLDRPELNYEGIKRDFRKVFDDPQAGFDAIKQRLGEFDRGTLVALLSSRSDISETDAHRIVDQMEGARDGVLLRSERLQTEAKKRIKDIRKKTKQQAEDAREAAATAAWWLFGTALTSVVVSALAGAIAVGGISGLFS; encoded by the coding sequence ATGTTTGAAAGCGAGTTATTAATGTCGCTGTACAGTCCAAAATTCAGTATTGCTCAAATGCCAGTAGAAATAGATGTCCCGTTTGACCACCCCGAGATCGGAGGGCTGATGTTTTTGAGCCCTCAGTTTTTCGTGGCATTAATCGCCGGAGTCATCATGGCTTTCGGCTTCCAATTCCTGTTAACGAATTTCTCCATCGCTGCCAAAATCTCAAATTGGGATGAAGCTTTACCCGACACTGACGATGATGACGAGTCGGAAAGTTTAGGCACTAAAGTTCGCAAGATCGAAGGCTTAGTCGGCGGTTGGATTTTAGTCACAGTTAACCTGGCTTTATTTTTAGCTTGTTTTCTGGCGGTCAAACTAACTTCAATTGCCTCGGTAGATGGAGCGGCAATTATTGGTGTGGTCATTTGGTCGGCGTACTTTTTAACGCTGGTATGGCTCGGTTCTAGCGCCGTCGGTTCGATGATTGGTTCCTTGATTAAAACTGCTTTTTCAGGCATTCAAGGCGTCATGGGGACTGCTGGTTCTGCGATCGGCGGCAAGATGGCCAGCGACCAAATGGTCAATACTGTAGAAGCATCTGTGGCTGCTGTACGCCGCGAGTTGGGCTCGGCTGTAGACCCGGATAGCATTCGCGAAACAATCCAAGATTATGTCGGTTCTTTGCAGTTACCGAAGTTGGATGTTAAGGAAATTCGCGGCCAATTTGAAAAGTTGCTGGGCGATGCCGATATCAAATCTCTGGCTGGAAGCGATGTTCTGAAGAATGTTAACCGCCAGACTTTTGTGGATTTAATTAGCAGCCGATCTGATTTTTCTAAGGAGGAAATCACTCAAGTTGCTGACCAACTTGAAGGCGTTTGGAAGCAAACTTTCGGCAAGCAGCAAGACAAGAAAGACCCGAATTTAGAGTTGGTTGATTTTCTTAAGTTTGCGGCTCCGGATTTGTTGAAGTCTGACGAGCTCAACGCCAAGCTGTCTCAAATTCTGGAAACTCGGGAAAATAAATCGACATCCAGCAGCGGTGGCGGCATGAAGCGAGCGATGCAGATGGGTGTGGAAGCTCTAGTTGGCACTGTTTTGTCGCGGACTGATTTGTCGGATTTGGATGTGGAAAAAATCTCTGGTCAGTTGCAGCAACTAACAGAAAAAGGCAAGGAAACAGCTAAATCAGTGGCTTCTAAGGTGGGCGATAAAGTGCCTGCGCTGCCTTTCAATACCGCTAAGGCTGATGTGGAAAATTACTTGCTGAATGCTCAACCTTGGCATCTCAACCGAGAAACTATCAAGCAAGAATTTCGGGATGTTATTTACGACGCAGAAGCTTCTCCGGGAGCAGTTTTGCGCCAGTTAGAGCAGTTGAACCCTGAGTATTTTGCAGGGATTTTGGGCCGCCGCGAAGGGTTCAGTCAGGAACAGGCGAGGGAAATTGCCGAACAGCTTGAAAGCGTGCGCCAAGAAGTTTTGGGAATTGTGCAAGCTGCTGCTGGTGATGAACAATCTCAAGATTTGCGCGGCCGGATTGAGAATTATTTGCGATCGACTGGCAAGGAAGAATTGAATCCTGAAGGTATCGAGAAGGACTTCCAAGCGCTGTTGGACGATCGCGATGTTGGTTTTGAGGCTTTGCGCGATCGCCTGTCGCACTTTGACCGCGATACTTTGGTACAATTGCTCGGTCAGCGCCAGGATTTCAGCCCCGAGGAAGCGGATCAGTTAATCGGACGCCTCGAAAGTTCGCGCGATCGCGTAATTTCCAAAGCTCAAGAATTGCAAGAGCAAGCGAAATCGAAAGCGCAAGAAGTGCGCCAAAAGGTAGAAGAGTATCTTCGCAATACTAATCAGGAAGAACTCAATCCTGAAGCGATAGAGCGCGAGTTTCAAACGCTGTTAAGTGACCCGCAAGCAGGCTTTAAAGCTCTTTCAGAGCGCTTGTCTCAATTCGATCGCGATACACTCGTGCAGTTGCTGTCGCAGCGCCAAGATCTCAGTGAAGAACAGGTCAATGGGGCGATCGACAAAATCGAGTCTGTCCGCGACAACATTATCCACGCGCCGCAAATTGTTGCAGATAAAGCTAAGCAGCAGTACGAGGAAGTTACTGCCAAAATTGGCGAGTACCTGCACAAAACTAACCTGGAAGAACTCGATCCAGAAGGCATCAATCGAGATTTGACCAAATTGTTTGAAAATCCGAAAGAAGGTGCCTTGGCGCTGCGGGAAAGACTCTCTCAGGTCGATCGCGAAACCTTAGTCAAGCTGCTTTCCCAGCGGGAAGATTTGAGCGAAGAACAGATCAATCGGACGATCGATCGCGTGCAAGATTCGATTCGCAGCATCGTGAAATCGCCGCGCCGCTTGGCATCTCGCGCTCAAAAAACTGTCAAGGATTTCCAAGGAAGTTTGGAAAATTACCTGCGGAATACCGACAAGGAAGAGCTCAATCCAGACGGTATCAAGCGCGATTTGCAGTTGCTCTTTAGCGAACCGGGAACGGGGATGCAAAGTTTGGGCGATCGGCTGAAGCACTTCGATCGCGGTACGCTGGTAGCATTGCTGTCGCAGCGGGAAGACATCTCCCAAGAAGAAGCGAACAAAATTGCCGATCGCATTGAATCTGTCCGCAACGAGGTTGTCGAACAACTTCAAATGGTGCAAGACAAGTTCCAGTCAACAATTGACGGGATTTTCGGTAAAATCCGGGATTACCTCAATTCGCTCGATCGGCCCGAGCTCAACTACGAAGGCATCAAGCGCGACTTCCGCAAAGTATTTGACGATCCGCAGGCGGGATTTGACGCGATTAAACAGCGTTTAGGTGAGTTCGATCGCGGTACTTTAGTAGCCCTGCTGAGCTCTCGCTCCGATATTTCCGAGACAGACGCTCACCGAATTGTTGACCAAATGGAAGGAGCCCGGGATGGCGTTTTATTGCGATCGGAACGCCTGCAAACAGAAGCCAAAAAACGCATTAAAGACATCCGGAAAAAGACCAAGCAGCAAGCAGAAGATGCGCGCGAAGCCGCCGCAACCGCTGCTTGGTGGTTGTTCGGTACGGCTCTAACTTCTGTAGTTGTTTCCGCTTTGGCTGGAGCAATAGCAGTAGGCGGAATTTCGGGTTTGTTTAGCTAG
- the proS gene encoding proline--tRNA ligase, with the protein MRLSQMLFVTLREDPAEAEIPSHKLLLRAGYIRRIGSGIYAYLPLMWRVLKKVSQIVREEMDATGAQECLLPQLQPADLWRESGRWDTYTQAEGIMFAMTDRQQREVGLGPTHEEVITTIAKDMIRSYRQLPVHLYQIQTKFRDEIRPRFGLMRGREFIMKDGYSFHTSEESLKKTYQDMAQAYSNMLRRSGLEFRAVDADSGAIGGSGSQEFMVLAEAGEDEVLYTEDGLYAANVEKAVSMPADAQASPFTTFEKRETPGTETINKLCKFLKCSPTQVVKNVLYQAVYDNGTTVLVLVSIRGDQDVNQVKLLNELTKLAGNYQAKTVLFLTVPDAEAQRKWAAKSLPLGYMAPDVADDYIAGSKEVNSKFLRLVDRTAVDLTNFVTGSNESGYHVVGANWNQEFPLPATVVGVRTAVAGDRAVHNPEQTLQTARGIEVGHIFQLGTKYSEAMGATYTTEQGEEMPFIMGCYGVGVSRLAQSAVEQSYDKDGIIWPVAIAPYHAIISIPNISDAQQVEVAEKLYAELNQSGIETILDDRNERAGVKFKDADLIGIPYRIVPGKLLKSGKVELVERATHKAHEILIEEVISTLKQWIDAAIK; encoded by the coding sequence ATGCGACTCTCTCAAATGCTTTTCGTCACCCTGCGGGAAGACCCAGCAGAAGCAGAAATTCCCAGCCACAAACTATTACTCCGCGCTGGGTACATCCGACGCATCGGTAGCGGCATATACGCTTATCTCCCTTTGATGTGGCGAGTTCTCAAAAAAGTCTCCCAAATTGTACGGGAAGAAATGGACGCTACCGGCGCTCAAGAATGCCTCCTCCCACAACTGCAACCTGCCGATTTGTGGCGGGAATCCGGCCGCTGGGATACCTACACTCAAGCTGAGGGTATCATGTTTGCTATGACGGACAGGCAGCAGCGAGAAGTGGGACTGGGGCCGACTCACGAAGAGGTAATTACTACAATTGCTAAGGATATGATTCGTTCTTATCGGCAATTGCCCGTACATCTATATCAAATTCAAACTAAGTTTCGTGATGAAATTCGCCCGCGTTTTGGGTTGATGCGCGGTCGCGAATTTATTATGAAAGATGGCTATTCTTTTCACACTAGCGAAGAAAGTTTGAAAAAAACTTATCAGGATATGGCTCAAGCTTACAGTAATATGCTGCGCCGATCGGGCTTGGAATTCCGAGCAGTAGATGCTGATTCTGGTGCAATTGGTGGCTCTGGTTCTCAAGAGTTTATGGTGCTGGCAGAAGCGGGTGAGGATGAAGTTCTCTATACTGAAGACGGTCTGTATGCTGCTAATGTGGAGAAGGCTGTGTCTATGCCTGCTGATGCCCAAGCTTCGCCTTTTACAACTTTTGAAAAGCGGGAAACCCCGGGAACTGAAACGATTAATAAACTTTGCAAGTTTTTGAAATGTTCTCCGACGCAAGTTGTCAAAAATGTGCTTTATCAAGCTGTTTATGATAATGGCACGACTGTCTTGGTATTGGTAAGCATTCGCGGCGACCAAGATGTGAATCAGGTAAAGTTGCTGAATGAATTGACCAAATTAGCGGGTAATTATCAAGCTAAAACTGTTTTGTTTTTGACGGTTCCTGATGCGGAAGCTCAGCGGAAATGGGCGGCTAAATCTTTGCCTTTGGGTTATATGGCTCCGGATGTTGCTGATGATTATATCGCTGGAAGTAAGGAGGTAAATTCTAAGTTTTTGCGTTTGGTCGATCGCACCGCAGTTGACTTAACAAACTTTGTCACTGGTTCTAACGAGTCAGGATACCACGTTGTGGGGGCTAATTGGAATCAAGAATTTCCCCTACCTGCAACGGTTGTAGGCGTTAGAACGGCCGTTGCGGGCGATCGGGCGGTGCACAATCCCGAACAAACCTTGCAAACCGCCAGAGGCATCGAAGTCGGCCACATCTTCCAATTGGGCACCAAATACTCCGAAGCCATGGGCGCCACCTACACCACCGAACAAGGCGAAGAAATGCCGTTTATCATGGGCTGCTACGGCGTCGGCGTGTCGCGGCTGGCTCAATCTGCCGTAGAACAATCCTACGACAAAGACGGAATAATCTGGCCAGTGGCGATCGCCCCGTATCACGCCATCATTAGCATCCCCAATATTTCCGACGCCCAACAAGTAGAAGTCGCCGAAAAACTCTACGCAGAACTCAATCAATCTGGTATTGAAACCATACTAGATGACCGCAACGAACGAGCCGGAGTTAAATTTAAAGATGCCGATTTAATCGGCATTCCCTATCGAATTGTGCCTGGTAAATTGCTGAAATCAGGCAAGGTTGAACTCGTAGAAAGAGCAACTCATAAAGCACATGAAATTCTCATTGAGGAAGTAATATCTACCTTGAAACAGTGGATTGATGCCGCTATCAAATAA
- a CDS encoding adenylate/guanylate cyclase domain-containing protein, translating into MNPNKNKLWRFSKSLKWQYLAKIAVIALAYALSAKIASSIPGVNKFATCVWPPAGIAQAALLLFGWRVWPGIALGVFFYDTINLNVSWSIGLVSAFCACLQAFCAFILMHQFKFRPSLERLIDVLNLVFCGALIATQINCSLGTLRLCLTGLVQWSEYWIIRWNWYLGDTLGVLIFTPLVLITYQKITTYNLPNTRRKTLASRIWRGICLVLLVTVSWLVYNSKSDSNLSGYPLEYLPFPLVIWATIQFGQRGAVLASFIVSSIAIWGGSQGGGPFIAKAENINQAILFLQAFMSVIVVTSLLLATTVAERASAEESLRESEIKYRELVENANSVILKIDTEGNITFFNEFAQKFFGYKEEEILGKHAVGTIIPETDTAGNNLKSLLSNILSNPEEYTTNENESIQRNGSRVWVSWANKPLFDAAGKFAGLLAIGTDITARRQAEIALYKLNEELEFRVKERTNALNDTLSALRVQQEQSERLLLNILPEEIANRLKLGDSTIADTFADVTVLFADIVGFTQLSARVSPTELVALLNEIFSTFDNLAERHGLEKIKTIGDAYMVVGGLPITRPDHAEAIAEMALDMQQAIIEFSNSHNQDFSIRIGINSGPVVAGVIGIKKFIYDLWGDTVNTASRMESHGKPGCIQVTATTYQQLQDKYFFESRGAIEVKGKGKMITYLLQCRKWL; encoded by the coding sequence ATGAACCCAAACAAAAATAAGTTGTGGCGATTTTCAAAATCTCTAAAATGGCAATACTTAGCAAAAATAGCTGTCATTGCCTTGGCCTACGCTTTATCCGCAAAAATAGCATCTTCAATCCCAGGCGTGAATAAATTCGCTACCTGCGTCTGGCCGCCCGCAGGAATTGCACAAGCCGCACTTTTATTGTTTGGTTGGCGTGTTTGGCCCGGCATAGCTTTAGGCGTATTTTTTTACGACACTATCAACCTCAATGTATCCTGGAGCATCGGATTAGTGTCTGCATTCTGTGCTTGCCTGCAAGCTTTTTGTGCATTTATTTTAATGCACCAATTCAAATTTCGTCCGTCACTCGAACGGCTAATAGATGTACTCAATTTAGTTTTTTGCGGTGCTTTAATTGCCACTCAAATTAACTGCTCTCTCGGTACGCTACGTCTGTGTTTGACTGGTCTAGTTCAGTGGAGCGAATATTGGATAATTCGATGGAATTGGTATCTCGGAGATACCTTAGGAGTTTTGATTTTTACTCCGCTGGTACTTATTACATACCAAAAAATAACGACATATAATTTACCAAATACACGCCGTAAAACACTTGCAAGTCGAATTTGGCGCGGCATCTGCTTGGTGTTATTGGTAACTGTCAGTTGGCTAGTATACAACTCAAAAAGTGATAGCAATCTTTCCGGTTATCCCCTTGAATACTTGCCATTTCCTTTAGTGATTTGGGCAACCATTCAATTCGGACAGCGCGGGGCTGTTTTAGCATCTTTCATTGTCTCCAGTATCGCTATTTGGGGAGGTTCTCAGGGAGGCGGCCCCTTTATTGCCAAAGCGGAAAATATCAATCAGGCAATCTTGTTTTTGCAGGCTTTTATGAGCGTGATTGTAGTTACTTCGCTGCTATTAGCCACTACGGTTGCCGAACGTGCATCAGCCGAAGAATCGCTACGGGAAAGCGAAATTAAGTATCGAGAATTGGTGGAAAATGCTAACAGCGTTATTTTAAAAATAGATACCGAAGGCAATATTACTTTTTTTAACGAATTCGCACAAAAGTTTTTTGGTTACAAGGAAGAAGAAATATTGGGGAAACACGCAGTTGGGACAATTATACCCGAGACAGATACAGCGGGAAACAACCTGAAATCATTATTGAGTAATATTTTAAGTAACCCAGAAGAGTATACGACGAATGAAAATGAAAGCATTCAACGTAACGGATCTCGCGTTTGGGTGTCGTGGGCAAATAAACCGCTGTTTGATGCGGCAGGAAAGTTCGCGGGACTGCTGGCAATCGGTACGGATATCACAGCCCGTCGGCAGGCTGAAATCGCGCTGTACAAGCTGAATGAAGAGTTAGAATTTAGAGTAAAAGAACGAACTAATGCTCTCAATGATACTTTAAGTGCACTGCGAGTTCAACAGGAACAATCAGAACGGTTGTTGTTAAATATTTTACCGGAAGAAATAGCAAATCGTTTGAAGCTGGGAGATAGTACGATCGCAGATACTTTTGCTGATGTTACTGTCTTATTTGCGGATATCGTAGGTTTTACTCAATTGAGTGCGCGAGTGTCTCCCACAGAATTAGTTGCTTTGTTGAATGAGATTTTTTCGACTTTTGATAATCTAGCAGAAAGGCACGGTTTGGAAAAAATTAAGACGATTGGCGATGCTTACATGGTGGTGGGAGGGCTGCCAATTACTCGCCCAGATCACGCAGAGGCGATCGCAGAAATGGCACTGGATATGCAGCAGGCAATAATTGAATTCAGCAATAGCCACAATCAAGATTTCAGCATCAGAATCGGCATCAACAGCGGCCCAGTTGTCGCCGGTGTAATCGGCATCAAAAAATTTATTTACGATTTGTGGGGAGACACGGTTAACACCGCTTCCCGCATGGAATCTCACGGGAAGCCTGGGTGCATTCAAGTAACAGCGACAACTTATCAACAATTGCAGGACAAGTATTTTTTTGAAAGTCGCGGTGCGATCGAAGTTAAAGGTAAGGGAAAGATGATTACTTATTTGCTACAATGCCGAAAATGGCTTTAA
- the htpG gene encoding molecular chaperone HtpG, whose translation MTVLEQGTISIHTENIFPIIKKSLYTDHEVFLRELISNAVDAIAKLKMVSRSGEYSGDIGEPQINIAIDKENKTLSITDNGIGMTADEVKKYINQVAFSSAEEFIQKYQGSGDDAIIGHFGLGFYSSFMVAQKVDIDTLSYKEDSQAVHWYCDGSPAFELSESARTERGTTITLTLQDEELEYVESSRIKQLIKTYCDFMPVPIKFEGEELNKHKAIWRESASNLQKEDYLELYRYLYPFQDEPLLWVHLNTDYPFIVNGILFFPKLRPDVDVTQGNIKLFCNQVFVSDHCEEIIPKFLMPLRGVIDSTDIPLNVSRSSLQSNRTVRRIADYIAKKVGDRLKELYRDDRDEYIRCWQDIGTFVKFGSLNDDKFKKQVEDILIYRSTYEPTAEKPETATPEVQVQTEEGDLWKDVNPKSETSTSTQPYTTLKEYLERNQKRHENRVFYCTEPASQATYVAMHKSQGLEVLFMDSFIDTHFISFLEREYSDVKFSRVDSDIDDTLIDKEKEAEIVDPTTNKTRSEQVKEMFQKALNKPKVNIRTEALKSDSAEGAPPAIVLLPEALRRMRDMTALLQQQAAQFPEEHVLLVNTSHPLIQNLASLSQGVIIQGGGESPSAQLASMICHHVYDLALMAQKGFDAEGMKDFVERSNSVLTKLTERAM comes from the coding sequence ATGACAGTTTTAGAACAGGGAACAATCTCAATCCATACCGAGAATATTTTCCCGATTATCAAGAAGTCGCTATACACCGACCACGAAGTCTTCTTGCGGGAACTAATTTCTAACGCCGTCGATGCCATTGCCAAACTCAAAATGGTTTCCCGTTCCGGCGAATACAGCGGCGATATTGGCGAACCACAAATCAATATTGCGATCGACAAAGAAAACAAAACCCTCTCAATTACCGACAACGGCATCGGCATGACCGCCGACGAAGTAAAAAAATACATCAATCAAGTCGCTTTCTCCAGCGCCGAAGAATTTATTCAAAAATATCAAGGCAGTGGCGACGACGCAATTATCGGTCACTTTGGACTCGGTTTCTACTCTTCTTTCATGGTCGCTCAAAAAGTAGATATAGATACCCTTTCCTACAAAGAAGATTCGCAAGCAGTACATTGGTATTGCGACGGTTCACCCGCTTTTGAACTATCAGAATCAGCCCGTACAGAACGCGGTACTACAATTACTCTAACACTCCAAGACGAAGAACTGGAATATGTAGAATCCAGCCGCATTAAGCAGTTAATTAAAACCTACTGCGATTTCATGCCTGTTCCCATCAAGTTTGAGGGAGAGGAACTCAACAAGCACAAAGCAATCTGGCGGGAATCAGCCAGCAATTTACAAAAAGAAGATTACTTAGAACTGTACCGCTACCTCTACCCGTTCCAAGATGAGCCGCTACTTTGGGTACACTTGAATACAGATTATCCTTTCATTGTCAACGGGATTCTCTTCTTTCCAAAACTGCGGCCGGATGTCGATGTTACCCAAGGTAATATCAAGCTATTTTGCAACCAAGTTTTTGTCAGCGATCACTGCGAAGAAATTATTCCAAAATTCTTGATGCCGCTGCGGGGAGTCATTGACAGTACCGACATTCCGTTGAACGTTTCTCGTAGTTCCTTGCAAAGCAATCGCACTGTGCGGAGAATTGCTGATTATATTGCGAAAAAAGTAGGCGATCGCCTAAAAGAACTTTACCGCGATGACCGGGACGAGTACATCCGTTGCTGGCAAGATATCGGCACTTTTGTCAAGTTTGGATCTCTCAACGATGACAAGTTCAAAAAACAAGTCGAAGATATCTTAATCTACCGTAGCACCTACGAACCAACAGCAGAAAAGCCGGAAACTGCAACGCCAGAAGTGCAGGTGCAAACTGAGGAAGGAGATTTGTGGAAAGATGTAAATCCCAAGTCGGAAACTTCTACTTCGACGCAACCTTACACGACGCTGAAAGAGTATTTGGAACGCAATCAAAAACGCCACGAAAATCGGGTGTTTTACTGCACGGAACCTGCGTCTCAAGCAACTTACGTCGCCATGCACAAAAGCCAAGGCTTAGAAGTGCTGTTTATGGATTCTTTCATCGACACGCACTTTATCAGTTTCTTGGAACGAGAATACTCGGATGTCAAATTCTCGCGGGTTGATTCCGATATTGACGACACGCTAATTGACAAAGAAAAAGAAGCGGAAATTGTCGATCCGACAACTAATAAAACTCGCAGCGAACAAGTTAAAGAAATGTTCCAAAAGGCTCTCAATAAGCCGAAAGTGAACATTCGCACTGAAGCTTTGAAGTCTGACTCTGCTGAGGGGGCGCCACCTGCGATCGTCCTGTTACCGGAAGCTTTGCGCCGGATGCGCGATATGACGGCGCTTTTGCAGCAGCAAGCGGCCCAATTCCCCGAAGAACACGTTTTGCTGGTGAATACGTCTCACCCGCTGATTCAAAATCTGGCGAGTTTGAGTCAGGGTGTGATTATTCAAGGTGGCGGTGAGTCTCCGTCGGCGCAGTTGGCGAGTATGATTTGTCACCACGTTTACGACTTGGCTTTGATGGCCCAGAAGGGTTTTGATGCTGAAGGGATGAAGGATTTTGTTGAGCGATCGAACAGCGTCTTGACAAAATTGACTGAACGTGCAATGTAA
- the rppB gene encoding two-component system sensor histidine kinase RppB: MNQNKLFNRTRSQLALSYAAVMGLILSLLGFGVYKAIAHAHWIAIDRELESVAGTLHDSLEIKLQQPGRLEPIVYELLPNLRIIGVNGVKEQFRDRHILSAINQSYYYIRLFDSSGKLIATAGTYPETLPPTFNSQHWQTIADSQGNIYHQISVFLHTKTQKNWGYFQVGRSLQEFNDYLSTVKLILKLGLPTALILVGFSSWWLAGLAMKPIYDSYRQIQQFTADAAHELRTPLAASQATVESALLMPELDEKEAREILRTVDRQNRRLTQLVTDLLLLARMDSQPKSEIPQLCCLNDLVSDLVEELAALAIASQVALTSEIRAQQQLNVVGDADRLYRLVTNLIVNAIQYTPAGGNVTVVLDCSHIEAIIQVQDTGIGIAAADLARIFDRFYRVNSDRSRHTGGSGLGLAIARAIARAHRGSLSARSQLGFGSTFVLRLPL; encoded by the coding sequence GTGAATCAAAATAAACTATTTAACCGCACTCGATCGCAATTAGCTCTTTCCTATGCGGCAGTCATGGGTCTGATTTTAAGCTTGCTGGGATTTGGTGTATATAAGGCGATCGCCCACGCGCACTGGATCGCCATAGATCGCGAACTAGAATCAGTAGCCGGGACACTCCACGATAGCCTCGAAATCAAGCTACAGCAGCCGGGACGACTAGAACCAATCGTCTATGAACTTTTGCCAAACCTCCGCATAATTGGAGTTAACGGCGTTAAAGAACAGTTCCGCGATCGCCATATTTTAAGCGCCATCAACCAAAGCTATTACTATATCCGTTTATTTGACTCTTCAGGTAAATTGATTGCTACAGCAGGCACTTATCCTGAAACATTGCCACCGACATTTAACTCGCAACACTGGCAAACAATCGCTGACAGCCAAGGAAATATTTATCACCAAATTTCTGTATTTCTGCATACTAAAACCCAGAAAAACTGGGGATATTTTCAAGTAGGGCGGAGCTTGCAAGAGTTCAATGATTACCTAAGTACAGTCAAATTAATTTTGAAATTGGGATTGCCAACCGCGTTAATTTTGGTGGGCTTTTCTAGTTGGTGGCTGGCAGGATTGGCGATGAAACCAATTTATGATTCTTACCGACAAATCCAACAATTCACTGCGGATGCCGCCCACGAATTGCGGACTCCTTTAGCGGCATCCCAAGCCACAGTAGAATCGGCACTGTTGATGCCAGAATTAGATGAGAAAGAGGCGCGGGAAATTTTGCGAACAGTCGATCGCCAAAATCGACGCTTGACTCAGTTAGTCACTGATTTGTTGTTGTTGGCGCGGATGGACTCTCAACCAAAATCCGAGATCCCTCAGCTTTGTTGTTTGAACGACTTGGTGAGCGATTTAGTCGAGGAATTGGCTGCTTTGGCGATCGCCTCCCAGGTAGCCCTAACCTCCGAAATCCGCGCACAGCAGCAGTTAAATGTTGTCGGAGATGCCGATCGACTTTACCGTCTCGTTACTAACCTAATTGTCAATGCGATCCAATACACTCCCGCTGGCGGAAACGTCACAGTCGTCTTAGATTGCAGTCACATCGAGGCGATAATTCAGGTGCAAGATACCGGAATTGGGATAGCGGCGGCAGATTTAGCGCGGATATTCGATCGCTTTTACCGAGTTAATAGCGATCGATCGCGTCATACAGGCGGTTCTGGGCTTGGATTGGCGATCGCACGGGCGATCGCGCGGGCGCACCGCGGCAGCCTCAGCGCCCGCAGCCAATTGGGTTTTGGCAGCACCTTTGTCCTGCGGTTGCCTTTGTAA
- the rpmB gene encoding 50S ribosomal protein L28, whose product MSRKCQLTGKKANNGFAVSHSHHRTHKLQGVNLQWKRIWWPQEKRWVKLHLSTKAIKTLEHKGLEIMAKEAGINLYKL is encoded by the coding sequence ATGTCACGGAAATGTCAGCTAACGGGCAAGAAGGCGAATAACGGTTTTGCGGTTTCTCACTCGCACCACCGCACTCACAAGTTGCAAGGCGTAAATTTGCAGTGGAAGCGGATTTGGTGGCCGCAGGAGAAGCGCTGGGTAAAATTACATCTTTCTACAAAGGCAATTAAAACCTTGGAACACAAGGGTTTGGAAATTATGGCTAAGGAAGCTGGAATTAACCTTTACAAGCTTTAA